In the genome of Gemmatimonadota bacterium, one region contains:
- the narI gene encoding respiratory nitrate reductase subunit gamma: MSLNADLILFVVLPYVAVALAVIVSVRRYFSDGFSFSSLSSQFLESGRLFWGSVAFHYGLLVVLAGHLIALLVPSGVIAFSRVPVRLFLLEATGLAFGLLALVGVVLLSYRRASVSRVRAVTSRWDVILLLLLLSQIATGVFTAIFHRWGAAWSVHTAIPYLWSLAALSPRPELVAALPLMARLHIINAFALIAIIPFTRLVHFLVVPVWYLWRPYQVVVWNRKRTASPGG; the protein is encoded by the coding sequence ATGTCGCTCAACGCGGACCTGATCCTGTTCGTCGTGCTCCCCTACGTGGCCGTGGCGCTCGCGGTGATCGTGAGCGTCAGGCGCTACTTTTCGGACGGCTTCTCGTTCTCCTCGCTTTCCTCCCAGTTCCTGGAGAGCGGGCGCCTGTTCTGGGGATCGGTGGCTTTCCACTACGGTCTGCTCGTGGTCCTCGCGGGCCACCTCATCGCCCTCCTGGTACCGAGCGGAGTGATCGCCTTCAGCCGAGTGCCGGTGCGCCTGTTCCTGCTCGAGGCCACGGGGCTGGCTTTCGGGCTGCTGGCGCTCGTGGGCGTGGTCCTCCTCTCCTACCGCCGCGCTTCCGTGTCCAGGGTGCGGGCGGTGACCTCGCGCTGGGACGTCATCCTGCTGCTGCTCTTGCTGTCCCAGATCGCGACCGGCGTGTTCACGGCGATATTCCATAGGTGGGGTGCGGCGTGGTCCGTTCACACGGCGATCCCCTACCTGTGGTCGCTGGCCGCGTTGTCGCCCAGGCCGGAGTTGGTTGCGGCCCTACCCCTCATGGCGAGGCTGCACATCATCAACGCCTTCGCCCTGATCGCGATCATCCCGTTTACCCGGCTCGTGCACTTCCTGGTCGTTCCCGTCTGGTACCTGTGGAGGCCGTACCAGGTGGTCGTCTGGAATCGAAAGAGGACGGCGAGTCCCGGCGGATGA
- a CDS encoding molecular chaperone TorD family protein, whose amino-acid sequence MSTAEALGTAAAAGGAKVEVEGASTPPSGPTLLLLARTLDYPGATTAAARAELQRLLAAARPAAARSLEAHREAVDVLSLHAQQELYAATFDTNPSVCLYVGYHLFGDSYQRGAFMAHLNGTYGESGFETGQELPDHLSVVLRFLAHSEVLEEPAPGLEGGRDAWVAELIDEAIVPATRAIVRSFEGTENPYAALLAAVLETVRRPGDEGGGRNDRTRARSLPVMQTHGPPETRPPGAAGGWIARRPEHM is encoded by the coding sequence ATGAGCACGGCGGAAGCGCTGGGCACGGCGGCGGCCGCGGGCGGCGCGAAGGTGGAGGTGGAGGGCGCGAGCACCCCCCCGAGCGGGCCGACGTTACTGCTTCTGGCGCGAACCCTGGACTACCCGGGGGCGACCACCGCGGCGGCCCGCGCCGAGTTGCAGCGGCTACTGGCCGCCGCCCGGCCCGCCGCTGCGCGGTCACTCGAGGCGCATCGGGAAGCGGTGGACGTGCTGTCCCTACACGCGCAACAGGAACTCTACGCCGCGACGTTCGACACAAACCCCTCGGTGTGCCTGTACGTCGGTTACCACCTGTTCGGCGACAGCTACCAGCGGGGCGCGTTCATGGCGCACCTCAACGGCACCTACGGCGAGTCCGGCTTCGAGACCGGGCAGGAGTTGCCGGACCACCTCAGCGTGGTGCTCCGCTTCCTGGCCCACAGCGAAGTCCTCGAGGAGCCCGCCCCGGGCCTGGAGGGGGGACGGGACGCGTGGGTGGCGGAGCTGATCGACGAAGCGATCGTGCCGGCCACTCGAGCGATCGTGCGCTCCTTCGAGGGCACCGAGAATCCGTACGCGGCGCTGCTGGCGGCCGTTCTGGAAACGGTCAGGCGGCCCGGCGACGAAGGCGGCGGGCGAAACGATCGGACCAGGGCGCGTTCGCTGCCGGTCATGCAGACACACGGGCCACCCGAGACACGCCCGCCCGGAGCGGCGGGCGGCTGGATCGCGCGGCGGCCCGAACACATGTAA